A stretch of the Balaenoptera musculus isolate JJ_BM4_2016_0621 chromosome 18, mBalMus1.pri.v3, whole genome shotgun sequence genome encodes the following:
- the GTF3A gene encoding transcription factor IIIA: MLLTRKPHSEQQGLRDLPERSVALGSRHVAQHVAECLAPGTLEPPASVAEAVSSLTIADAFVAAGESLAPPPPAPAQRFICSFPDCSANYNKAWKLDAHLCKHTGERPFVCDHEGCSKAFVRDWHLSRHALVHTGEKPFVCTASGCDQKFNTKSNLKKHFERKHENQQKQYVCSFEGCKKTFKKHQQLKTHQCQHTNEPPFTCTHEGCGKHFASPSSLKRHGKVHEGYICQKECSFVAKTWTELLKHVREAHKEDITCDVCQKTFKRKDFLKQHMRIHAPERDVCRCPREGCGRTYTTVFNLQSHILSFHEEQRPFVCEHASCGKTFAMKQSLSRHAVVHDPDKKKMKLKVRPSHEKRSLASRLSGYIPPKRTQDQGVSLPRNGETELPSELH; encoded by the exons ATGCTGCTGACCCGAAAACCACACTCTGAGCAGCAAGGCCTCAGG GATCTCCCGGAGCGGTCGGTCGCCCTCGGTTCGCGGCACGTGGCTCAGCACGTGGCCGAGTGCCTGGCCCCGGGCACCCTGGAGCCGCCGGCCTCTGTCGCCGAGGCGGTGTCGTCCCTGACCATCGCTGACGCGTTCGTCGCGGCTGGCGAGAGCCTAGCCCCGCCGCCCCCGGCGCCCGCTCAGAGGTTCATCTGCTCCTTCCCCGACTGCAGCGCCAATTACAACAAGGCCTGGAAACTAGACGCGCACCTGTGCAAGCACACGGGGGAG AGACCATTTGTTTGTGACCATGAAGGGTGCAGCAAGGCCTTCGTCAGGGACTGGCACCTCAGCCGCCACGCCCTGGTTCACACCGGAGAGAAGCCCTTTGT TTGTACAGCTAGTGGCTGTGATCAGAAATTCAACACAAAATCAAACTTGAAGAAACATTTTGAACGCAAACATGAAAACCAGCAAAAACAATATGTA TGCAGTTTTGAAGGTTGTAAGAAGACCTTTAAGAAGCATCAGCAGCTGAAAACCCATCAGTGCCAGCACACCAACGAACCGCCGTTCAC GTGTACCCACGAAGGATGTGGAAAACACTTTGCTTCCCCCAGCAGTCTGAAGCGGCACGGGAAGGTCCACGAGG gcTATATATGTCAAAAAGAATGTTCTTTTGTGGCAAAAACATGGACAGAGCTTCTGAAACATGTGAGAGAAGCCCATAAAG AGGACATAACATGTGACGTGTGCCAGAAAACGTTTAAGCGCAAGGATTTCCTGAAGCAGCATATGAGGATTCACGCCCCGGAGAGGGACGTGTGTCGGTGCCCCAGGGAAGGCTGCGGCCGCACCTACACCACCGTGTTCAACCTCCAGAGCCACATCCTCTCGTTCCACGAGGAGCAGCGCCCGTTCGTGTGTGAGCACGCCAGCTGCGGCAAGACATTTGCCATGAAG CAGAGCCTCAGCAGGCATGCCGTTGTGCATGACcctgacaagaaaaaaatgaagctcaaA GTGAGACCGTCTCATGAAAAACGGAGTCTGGCCTCTCGGCTGAGTGGGTACATTCCTCCTAAAAGGACACAGGACCAGGGTGTGTCTTTGCCCAGAAACGGGGAGACTGAACTGCCTTCTGAACTGCACTAA